Proteins encoded by one window of Culicoides brevitarsis isolate CSIRO-B50_1 chromosome 2, AGI_CSIRO_Cbre_v1, whole genome shotgun sequence:
- the LOC134830164 gene encoding GILT-like protein 1, with translation MFWKQLLGLGLLLVAVECQKLPVQVYYESLCPDSAKFINTQLAPIAKDLLQYVELMLIPYGKSSHITQGSDVIFTCHHGPNECYGNKIHACVVENVKTDSFRNETQDELVLNYVDCLMSLSRRDAAFPIEKCAKSVQYKMWENIEECANSTMGSKILQKFGEETMQFQSPLKSVPTVVFDKSYSEELQNKGVEDFRMTLCAQLHKKNVHAKECHDHSAAPATTFSMVSIVFTTLLAIFYH, from the coding sequence TTGCCCGTTCAAGTTTACTACGAATCACTTTGCCCGGATAGCGCTAAATTCATCAACACCCAATTGGCGCCCATCGCGAAAGATCTCTTGCAATACGTAGAATTGATGCTTATCCCGTACGGCAAATCGAGTCACATCACCCAAGGCTCCGACGTTATCTTCACCTGCCATCACGGACCCAACGAGTGCTACGGCAACAAAATCCACGCTTGTGTCGtcgaaaatgtcaaaactgACTCGTTCCGCAACGAAACGCAAGACGAACTCGTCCTGAACTACGTTGACTGCTTGATGAGTTTGTCGCGTCGTGATGCTGCCTTCCCCATTGAAAAATGCGCCAAATCTGTGCAATATAAGATGTGGGAAAATATCGAGGAATGCGCCAATTCGACAATGGGCagcaaaattttgcaaaaattcggCGAAGAAACGATGCAATTCCAAAGTCCCTTGAAGAGTGTCCCGACTGTCGTTTTTGACAAATCCTATTCGGAAGAATTGCAGAACAAGGGTGTTGAAGATTTCCGCATGACTTTGTGTGCACAACTCCATAAGAAGAATGTTCATGCCAAGGAATGTCACGATCACTCAGCTGCTCCCGCAACAACTTTCAGCATGGTCTCCATCGTGTTTACCACACTTTTGGCCATCTTCTACCattaa
- the LOC134831135 gene encoding synaptic plasticity regulator PANTS: MPEISSSDTFVSELPETWQIRPCDVYYEEYKDCKSIKARFQQYFVHGEPTDCMPWRRDYDNCTKFLKSKDLKAARALIESEKERRRERFKGHYANDVWTRRDKPPENWSAPLPEAISKDYEKSYLYMKSREMKGEIPPSSDIDGTLCVIM, encoded by the exons ATGCCAGAAATTAGTTCGAGTGACACTTTTGTGTCAGAACTACCGGAAACGTGGCAG ATTCGACCATGTGACGTTTATTACGAAGAATACAAGGACTGCAAGAGCATCAAAGCCCGTTTTCAGCAATATTTTGTGCATGGCGAACCCACAGATTGCATGCCATGGCGACGCGATTATGACAATTGCACCAAATTCCTAAAGTCGAAAGATCTGAAGGCAGCTCGTGCACTGATCGAAAGTGAAAAAGAACGAAGACGAGAACGCTTTAAGGGACATTATGCGAACGATGTGTGGACCAGACGTGATAAACCGCCGGAAAATTGGAGTGCTCCGTTGCCAGAGGCGATCTCCAAGGACtatgaaaaatcttatttgTACATGAAGTCGCGAGAAATGAAGGGAGAAATTCCGCCTTCTTCGGATATTGATGGGACTTTGTGCGTTATCATGTAG
- the LOC134831133 gene encoding zinc finger protein 571-like encodes MDSTPENPAKKCRICLQETFTGIISLQTPVPCETGTYAELYETVTGLTPDRGSQFLCKTCTEDLLSSYEFKKRVEHCEKVWGVDIKLEEVEPKVTEIEVKPDAEALVFVSTLISEAETIPAVKSERIPNENDFSWQEDSSDETSTKNFDDEETCPYCNGTFNASKLLKHCKNVHKGAKMSCLDCPKEFTIPSQLAKHRRKKHGSSDIDGKYELTFPNRRESPPRSTVKREKPKTYECPFCSEIFNVKHRLVQHKKQKHPGQKPSKRDPNEQTICPECGIMVFVRALERHRRTAHDASPRETFICDLCGAKLVSKVGMNIHMQLKHLNTTFFCRHCTENFPTPGIRRTHEIRFHTKNYKHLCHLCDKKFITGVHLRKHLNSHTGEKKFPCEQCGMRLSTKDGLKRHAATHSDERPFACEICGLGFKTAHVMRMHMKSHKEWDYECPVCGQKFLVNQALRIHVTRNHPEYQLPPPGTVMNKSALKRIQEIKEKYGTDNVTVAMLGTNRGNRRNPTTTNNQSHQTSTSQNT; translated from the exons ATGGACTCAACACCGGAAAATCCAGCAAAAAAGTGCCGAATTTGTCTGCAAGAGACATTCACAGGCATAATCTCGCTCCAAACGCCCGTTCCCTGCGAGACAGGCACTTATGCGGAGCTCTATGAGACTGTAACTGGCCTGACACCCGATCGGGGATCCCAATTCCTGTGCAAAACATGTACGGAAGACCTCCTCAGTTCGTACGAGTTCAAAAAACGCGTCGAGCACTGCGAAAAAGTCTGGGGCGTCGACATAAAATTGGAAGAAGTCGAGCCAAAAGTCACAGAAATTGAAGTGAAACCCGATGCAGAAGCTTTAGTCTTTGTTTCTACCCTGATTTCGGAAGCAGAAACAATTCCAGCTGTCAAAAGTGAGAGAATTCCCAACGAAAATGACTTTTCGTGGCAAGAAGACAGTTCCGACGAAACTTCTACGAAAAATTTCGACGATGAGGAAACTTGTCCGTACTGCAATGGCACGTTTAATGCCTCAAAATTACTGAAACACTGCAAAAATGTCCACAAAGGCGCAAAAATGAGTTGTCTCGATTGCCCGAAAGAATTCACAATTCCGTCACAGCTCGCGAAACATCGTCGTAAGAAACACGGAAGCAGCGATATTGACGGCAAATACGAATTAACGTTCCCCAATCGACGCGAATCTCCCCCACGAAGTACTGTCAAGCGAGAAAAACCAAAAACGTACGAATGTCCCTTTTGTTCGGAGATTTTTAACGTGAAACATCGGCTCGTGCAACACAAAAAACAGAAACATCCGGGTCAGAAACCCTCGAAGAGAGATCCGAATGAGCAAACAATCTGCCCGGAATGCGGAATTATGGTTTTTGTGCGTGCCCTGGAGCGACATCGACGCACGGCACACGATGCTAGTCCCCGAGAAACGTTCATTTGTGATTTGTGTGGCGCCAAACTCGTGTCCAAGGTAGGCATGAATATCCATATGCAGCTGAAACACTTGAATACGACGTTCTTTTGTCGACATTGCACGGAAAATTTTCCGACGCCGGGCATCAGGAGGACGCACGAGATTCGTTTTCACACGAAAAATTACAAGCATTTGTGCCATTTGTGCGATAAGAAGTTTATCACGGGCGTTCATTTGCGGAAACATTTGAATTCACACACGGGCGAGAAGAAATTTCCATGTGAGCAGTGCGGGATGAGGCTTTCCACGAAGGATGGGCTGAAAAGGCATGCAGCTACGCATTCAG aTGAACGTCCTTTCGCATGCGAAATCTGCGGATTGGGCTTCAAAACCGCTCATGTCATGCGAATGCACATGAAAAGTCACAAAGAATGGGATTACG AATGTCCCGTTTGTGGCCAAAAATTCCTGGTAAACCAAGCACTTCGTATCCACGTGACACGAAATCATCCGGAATACCAACTTCCTCCGCCGGGCACCGTCATGAACAAAAGCGCCCTCAAACGCATCCAAGAAATCAAGGAAAAATACGGAACGGATAACGTCACAGTCGCCATGCTGGGCACAAATCGCGGCAATCGACGAaatccgacgacgacgaataatCAGTCACATCAAACTTCTACATcacaaaatacttaa
- the LOC134831134 gene encoding zinc finger protein 816-like: MSENEEEPKSEEDEERKKKLDELLSQNTWDPIEGDKFKCPFCTEIFKTIGSIIDHIHHEHDGRKMECDEEDCRFRCELQFQMYKHKIKCHSKNSVKTMLCPFCRDFSGYGMALVGHCNETHKDQEKNCPHEGCDITYFFDYQIARHLKNAHKTYKRIVTRRLDGRTGLLHQCLKCNKIFKTRGQLGKHQFEEYGIPMPVNKKDPHLKETTLCPQCGKSMKVSSLKIHIELVHSKFAAGCFICDICGNNYSTKISITNHIKYAHMERKPIKCRHCDQMFPNVGSRRYHEIKTHTEFKHVCSICGLRCFNPTNLRDHFATHTGEANFQCAICEKKFKRRYILKNHMYIHTDNRPFKCSICESTFKTKNYLNSHMKVHEK, encoded by the coding sequence ATGTcggaaaatgaagaagaaccGAAATCGGAAGAAGATgaagaacgaaaaaagaaattagacGAACTTTTGAGCCAAAATACCTGGGATCCGATCGAAGGTGACAAATTTAAATGTCCCTTTTGCACGGAAATCTTCAAAACTATTGGAAGTATCATCGATCACATTCATCACGAACACGACGGAAGAAAGATGGAATGCGACGAGGAGGATTGCCGGTTCAGATGTGAGTTGCAATTCCAAATGTACAAACACAAAATCAAATGTCACAGCAAAAATTCCGTAAAAACCATGCTTTGTCCGTTTTGTCGCGATTTTTCCGGTTATGGCATGGCTCTCGTTGGGCATTGTAACGAAACGCATAAGGATCAGGAGAAAAATTGCCCACATGAGGGTTGTGATATCACCTACTTTTTCGACTACCAGATCGCGAGACATCTCAAAAACGCTCACAAAACCTACAAAAGAATCGTAACGCGCCGTCTCGATGGTCGCACGGGACTTTTGCATCAATGTCTGaaatgcaacaaaattttcaagacaCGTGGTCAACTGGGGAAACATCAATTCGAGGAATATGGCATCCCGATGCCGGTTAACAAGAAGGATCCGCATCTCAAGGAGACGACATTGTGTCCCCAATGCGGCAAATCGATGAAAGTTTCCTCGTTAAAGATCCACATCGAGCTCGTACACTCGAAATTCGCTGCTGGCTGCTTCATTTGTGACATTTGCGGCAACAATTATtccacaaaaatttccataacgAACCACATCAAGTATGCGCACATGGAACGGAAGCCCATAAAGTGTCGTCATTGCGACCAAATGTTCCCGAATGTCGGTTCGCGACGATATCACGAAATAAAAACCCACACAGAGTTCAAGCATGTGTGCTCCATTTGCGGCTTAAGGTGTTTCAATCCGACAAATTTAAGGGATCACTTTGCCACGCATACGGGAGAAGCCAATTTCCAGTGTGCCATTTgtgagaaaaagtttaaacgGCGATACATCTTGAAAAATCACATGTACATCCACACTGACAATCGTCCCTTTAAATGTTCCATTTGCGAATCAAcgttcaaaactaaaaattatctaaattcgCACATGAAAGTGCacgagaaataa
- the LOC134828497 gene encoding uncharacterized protein LOC134828497, protein MGPRINDKVVGSPQLKLIEDFRRLSETAEKTGDIVFLLGEEESVEKIYAHKIIMQARCKSFQTTKRTEICKIPGCTVSIANNNIISIRLPHITSDIFKQFILYVYTAKIMLQDSKVFEMMACAQDFGVDELKDACEEYVISTLSVHNAFLLFEAAMEVSNKLSNSVFMEKCINFIEENAVECVKSNSFLNCKKETLIKVISSDDFAMDEADVFRSVLRWAKYNAGVTQPLAHWTAEERHRVCQQLSPVMSYIRLLLIDSKVFAEEVEPTGAVPMEFVLERYRHAALNASKTASSNNPSSNFTEGDRLRARMSINFFQNSTILKNDKLPLQITLNEWFGTPKQNWQLIYKASQHDFSASMFHKMCDGIAPIYIIVMGNDKSVCGGFTDVPFSNKKGGYIYSDHAFLFSCNENSQAKKYDIAKKLYAICYHIGCGPIFGAGADLYISDKCNLNTDSYSNLGHTYSSLNGENSLLGEYNFNILDYEVFSMAPSLSGN, encoded by the exons ATGGGACCTCGAATCAATGACAAAGTTGTGGGAAGTCCACAACTAAAATTAATCGAGGATTTTCGTCGTTTAAGTGAAACAGCGGAGAAAACGGGAGACATTG TATTTCTATTGGGAGAAGAGGAATctgtggaaaaaatttatgctCACAAAATCATCATGCAAGCCAGATGCAAGAGCTTCCAAACGACAAAAAGAACAGAAATTTGCAAAATAccag gaTGTACAGTGTCGATTGCTAATAACAACATAATTAGCATCAGATTGCCTCATATTACTTCGGACATTTTCAAGcagtttattttatatgtttaCACTGCGAAAATAAT GTTGCAAGACTCAAAAGTATTCGAAATGATGGCATGTGCTCAAGATTTTGGAGTTGATGAGCTAAAGGATGCATGTGAG gaaTACGTTATCTCAACCTTATCAGTCCACaatgcatttttgttgtttgaagCTGCAATGgag GTTTCAAATAAACTTTCCAACTCtgttttcatggaaaaatgtataaattttattgaagaaaatgcCGTTGAATGCGTGAAAAGTAATTCATTTCTCAATTGTAAAAAAGAgactttaattaaagttatttcatCGGACGATTTTGCTATGGATGAAGCAGATGTTTTCAG gagcGTTTTAAGATGGGCAAAATACAATGCTGGCGTTACCCAACCACTTGCTCACTGGACTGCCGAGGAAAGACATCGAGTTTGCCAACAATTATCTCCAGTGATGAGTTACATTCGCTTACTTTTAATTGACA GCAAAGTTTTCGCTGAAGAAGTTGAGCCCACGGGAGCAGTTCCCATGGAATTTGTGCTGGAACGTTATCGTCACGCCGCTTTAAATGCAAGTAAAACCGCTTCAAGCAACAATCCAAGCAGCAATTTTACCGAAGGTGACCGGTTACGGGCTCGCATGAGcatcaacttttttcaaaattcaacaattctgaaaaatgacaaacttCCGCTGCAAATCACGTTGAACGAATGGTTCGGAACTCCAAAGCAAAACTGGCAGCTAATTTACAAAGCGTCGCAACACGATTTTTCTGCCTCGATGTTTCATAAAATGTGCGACGGAATTGCACCGATTTACATTATCGtgatg ggaaacGATAAATCTGTGTGCGGCGGATTTACGGATGTtccattttcgaacaaaaaaggcGGATATATTTATTCGGATCacgcatttttatttagttgcaATGAAAACAGCCAGGCGAAGAAATATGACATCGCGAAGAAACTTTATGCGATTTGCTATCACATCGGATGCGGACCGATTTTTGGAGCAGGAGCTGATTTGTACATCAGCGATAAATGCAACTTGAATACAGACTCGTACTCGAATCTGGGACACACTTATAGCAGTTTAAACGGTGAAAACAGTCTGTTGGgcgaatataattttaatattctggATTACGAGGTTTTTTCAATGGCACCCAGTTTGAGTGGCaattaa
- the LOC134829832 gene encoding conserved oligomeric Golgi complex subunit 8: MDLNYNNDRVLQILKLPEGQFDDTSENHEYLQKLCSMSLSQLKKERASLEDGTQQIVSQTEDIAISNYKTFIKASECSRDIHKGFQQTTEKLDKLLAKLPEFQEKCDKFVNVSKEITEARRINGLTLKNNAQLLEILELPQLMNSCIRDEKYEEALDLSAYVQRMGMKCSNIPIINEIVSAVEESWYTMLTQMLGQLKTDIQLPKCLQIIGYIKRMQAFTEAELKLKFLQLRDAYLKEVLYAIPTNDPQQHLLRTVEVTRVCLFNIITQYRAIFLEDEPLTKSDAATVNVESSKIFHSWLHEKIDEFLVTLEQDLARGVASLETCLGQCMYFGLSLSRVGADFRGLMASIFIRTITKKFTDAVFHCTKQFEADIEAYTLINKPAGAMRRRKTSTETMEGNQPPETLLDFYPLGIYTNGLLTIFNDLRVCSPIAIADSVTKTMQVSLETVARNILNFYKQEQQAFTPTERDHFFMLITSFAYDLVPYIQRCIHFIFPPNVLATNLGINVLQLQKESLTYLRQKQILEPLQHLLPNKIDMLSNLTENLSVEDPVEVVSQS, encoded by the exons ATGgatttaaattataacaacGATCGAGTCCTGCAGATTTTAAAGCTTCCCGAGGGTCAATTTGACG acaCGTCAGAGAACCATGAATACCTTCAGAAACTTTGCTCGATGTCTTTGTCGCAATTGAAGAAGGAAAGAGCCTCTTTGGAAGACGGAACTCAGCAAATTGTGAGCCAAACAGAGGACATTGCAATCTCCAATTACAAAACTTTCATCAAAGCTTCCGAGTGTTCGCGAGATATCCACAAAGGATTCCAACAAACGACAGAAAAACTGGACAAATTATTGGCAAAACTCCcagaatttcaagaaaaatgcgataaatttGTGAATGTCTCGAAGGAAATTACGGAAGCGAGACGCATTAATGGCCTGACACTCAAAAATAACGCGCAGTTATTGGAGATTTTGGAGTTGCCGCAACTCATGAACAGCTGCATTCGCGACGAAAAGTACGAGGAAGCGCTGGATTTGTCGGCGTACGTTCAACGAATGGGAATGAAATGCTCCAACATTCCAATTATTAAT gAAATTGTGTCAGCGGTTGAGGAATCTTGGTATACGATGCTCACTCAGATGCTGGGACAACTAAAAACGGATATTCAGTTACCGAAATGCCTACAGATCATCGGTTACATCAAACGAATGCAAGCCTTCACGGAAGCTgagctaaaattaaagttcCTTCAACTGCGAGATGCTTATTTGAAGGAAGTTTTATACGCAATTCCCACAAATGACCCCCAACAGCATCTTTTACGGACTGTGGAAGTGACCAGAGTTTGTCTTTTTAACATTATCACGCAATATCGAGCGATTTTCTTGGAAGATGAGCCTTTGACGAAGTCAGATGCAGCAACAGTAAATGTCGAATCCAGTAAAATCTTCCATTCGTGGCTCCATGAAAAGATTGACGAGTTTCTTGTGACGCTAGAACAGGATTTAGCTCGCGGAGTTGCTTCCTTAGAGACTTGTTTAGGTCAATGCATGTACTTTGGCCTCTCCCTAAGTCGCGTAGGAGCCGATTTTCGTGGATTAATGGCTTCGATATTTATTCGGACCATCACCAAAAAATTCACGGATGCCGTTTTTCATTGTACGAAGCAGTTTGAAGCGGATATTGAAGCTTATACGTTGATCAATAAGCCGGCAGGAGCGATGCGACGACGAAAAACATCCACAGAAACGATGGAAGGGAACCAACCGCCGGAAACTTTGCTCGATTTTTATCCACTTGGCATTTACACGAATGGACTGCTGACAATTTTCAACGATTTACGGGTTTGTTCGCCGATCGCGATTGCAGATTCCGTCACGAAAACCATGCAAGTGTCTCTCGAAACGGTGGCGaggaatattttgaatttttataagcaGGAACAGCAGGCGTTTACTCCAACGGAACGCGATCACTTTTTCATGCTGATTACGAGTTTTGCCTACGATCTCGTGCCGTACATCCAGAGGTGCATTCACTTCATTTTTCCGCCAAACGTGCTGGCAACGAATTTGGGCATCAATGTGTTGCAGTTGCAAAAGGAAAGTCTCACTTatttgagacaaaaacaaattttggagCCGTTGCAGCATTTGTTGCCGAATAAGATTGATATGTTGAGTAATTTGACGGAGAATTTGAGTGTTGAGGATCCTGTAGAAGTTGTCAGtcaatcctaa